One window of the Chlorogloeopsis sp. ULAP01 genome contains the following:
- a CDS encoding E2/UBC family protein yields MSFLPSNDRQYLENRGLPFEEVVDASQKGVILREFQLPPGRFDTEQADILILLPSGYPDAPPDMFYLLPWVKLVQGAKYPKAADQAHQFNSQKWQRWSRHNNEWRPGTDGIWTMLKRIENALEVAA; encoded by the coding sequence ATGAGCTTTTTACCCTCAAACGATCGCCAATACCTGGAAAACAGGGGTTTACCTTTTGAAGAAGTGGTAGATGCCAGTCAAAAGGGTGTCATTTTACGGGAATTTCAGTTACCACCTGGTCGTTTTGATACCGAACAGGCAGATATCCTAATTCTCTTGCCGAGCGGATATCCGGATGCACCCCCCGATATGTTTTACCTGCTGCCGTGGGTAAAGTTAGTACAAGGTGCAAAATATCCAAAAGCAGCTGACCAAGCACACCAATTTAATAGTCAGAAATGGCAACGATGGTCGAGACATAACAATGAGTGGCGACCTGGTACAGATGGCATATGGACAATGCTCAAACGGATTGAAAATGCTTTGGAGGTGGCTGCTTGA
- a CDS encoding multiubiquitin domain-containing protein — protein MTNNTVVEEIELEAWVKQHGAVQPPLAKHYLVRIDDRSYKVDDPVITGGQLLDKASKRPVDEHLIFQVLHNGQLEEIRLDETVELRKPGIERFITWRSDRSFRFVIDGRRFEWGAPIITGLKLKELAGVDPKSYGVWLEVRGAEDRPIADNESVDLQAPGVERFFTGKKTTTEG, from the coding sequence ATGACTAACAATACAGTGGTTGAGGAAATTGAACTGGAAGCGTGGGTCAAGCAGCACGGAGCTGTACAACCACCGCTTGCAAAACACTACTTGGTGCGGATTGATGACCGAAGTTACAAAGTAGACGACCCCGTGATTACAGGAGGGCAGCTGCTTGATAAAGCAAGCAAGAGACCCGTGGATGAGCACCTCATCTTCCAAGTGCTACATAACGGTCAGTTGGAAGAAATCCGCCTTGATGAAACGGTCGAACTCAGAAAGCCCGGTATCGAGCGATTCATTACTTGGCGTAGCGATCGCTCTTTCCGTTTTGTTATCGACGGTCGGCGATTTGAGTGGGGCGCGCCAATTATCACAGGGTTAAAGCTGAAGGAACTTGCAGGTGTTGACCCTAAATCCTATGGAGTGTGGCTGGAAGTACGCGGTGCAGAAGACCGCCCAATTGCTGATAACGAATCTGTCGATTTACAAGCACCAGGAGTCGAGCGATTCTTCACTGGTAAAAAGACTACAACGGAGGGTTAA
- a CDS encoding helix-turn-helix domain-containing protein, protein MAKGQFDVEAFYAALDSQRLSKRLTWKQVAEKSGVSASTLTRIAQGRRPDVDSMAALLAWSGLNADSFIKREQDTPTESEPLAKITAYLRADPHLTPEAASAMEAVIKAAYEKLRKDQ, encoded by the coding sequence ATGGCAAAAGGACAGTTTGATGTTGAAGCCTTTTACGCAGCATTGGACAGTCAGAGGCTGTCTAAGCGTTTGACTTGGAAACAAGTTGCCGAAAAATCTGGCGTTAGTGCGTCCACTTTGACTCGGATCGCGCAAGGTAGACGACCAGATGTAGACAGTATGGCAGCTCTGTTAGCATGGTCTGGGCTGAACGCAGACTCCTTCATCAAGCGCGAACAGGATACTCCAACCGAATCCGAACCACTTGCTAAAATTACGGCATATTTGCGTGCAGACCCCCATTTAACGCCAGAAGCTGCATCTGCAATGGAAGCCGTCATCAAAGCTGCTTACGAGAAACTTCGCAAGGATCAATGA
- a CDS encoding ImmA/IrrE family metallo-endopeptidase — translation MPVKAKFRRGFKKEASAYSREFRAELGLKPHDPLCPWQLAEHLAIPIVPLSEFQNKIPDEVRYLTEKDTKSFSAITVFYGTQRIIVHNDAHSLLRQASNVSHELSHGILQHQPDEVFNECGCRNFNQEYEDEANWLGPALLISEEAALHIVKIAMTIDEAVEYYRASKEVINMRINVTGARKRISSRWRAS, via the coding sequence ATGCCAGTTAAGGCGAAGTTCCGTCGCGGCTTTAAGAAGGAGGCAAGTGCTTATTCCAGGGAGTTTCGGGCAGAGCTTGGTCTAAAACCACATGATCCCTTATGTCCTTGGCAGCTTGCTGAACATTTAGCAATTCCTATTGTTCCTCTGTCGGAATTTCAAAATAAAATTCCTGACGAGGTTCGCTATCTCACAGAAAAAGACACAAAAAGTTTTTCTGCGATAACAGTGTTTTATGGTACACAAAGAATAATTGTTCACAATGACGCTCACAGCCTTCTACGTCAGGCTTCCAATGTCTCTCACGAGTTAAGTCATGGCATCCTTCAACACCAGCCAGATGAAGTCTTCAACGAATGCGGATGCCGGAATTTTAACCAAGAATATGAAGATGAAGCAAACTGGTTAGGCCCAGCACTTTTAATTTCAGAAGAAGCTGCCCTCCATATTGTTAAAATCGCAATGACAATAGATGAGGCTGTTGAATATTACCGTGCTAGCAAGGAAGTGATCAATATGCGTATTAATGTTACTGGAGCGAGAAAACGAATTTCTTCTCGTTGGAGAGCTAGTTGA
- a CDS encoding GNAT family N-acetyltransferase, translating to MRLQVQLNRGNDNQLIDGVIVELAQNHIDDFENLWREQLRVFQTEDKFWDWLFKLGYISNNENEEGYALEVEGCTQGLMMVETQLHGSREAIGQRLVYIQYITSAPWNRKEIQRPPRYKGVGTALLRYARIRSVELGYGGRVGLHSLRSSEQFYENQGMTNFGSEEEYEDMTYFEYGLLRRPLR from the coding sequence GTGCGCTTACAAGTCCAGTTAAATCGTGGCAATGACAATCAACTAATCGATGGGGTTATTGTTGAACTTGCACAAAATCACATTGATGATTTTGAAAACCTTTGGCGCGAGCAATTGCGTGTTTTTCAGACAGAGGATAAATTCTGGGATTGGTTGTTTAAACTTGGCTACATTAGCAACAATGAAAACGAAGAAGGTTACGCTCTCGAAGTAGAAGGCTGCACCCAAGGGTTGATGATGGTGGAAACTCAACTCCACGGTTCGCGAGAGGCTATCGGACAGCGATTGGTATATATTCAGTACATCACCTCAGCTCCGTGGAACCGTAAGGAAATCCAACGCCCGCCGCGATATAAGGGAGTGGGAACGGCATTGCTGCGATACGCTCGGATTAGGAGCGTCGAGTTGGGATATGGTGGGAGAGTTGGCTTGCACTCGTTGCGTTCTAGCGAACAGTTTTACGAAAATCAAGGCATGACCAACTTTGGTTCCGAAGAAGAGTACGAAGATATGACATATTTCGAGTACGGTTTGCTGCGCCGCCCATTACGATAG
- a CDS encoding cupredoxin domain-containing protein, with protein sequence MFSKKTIFGHLIALGFLLGVTSGVTRAQMPPGEMPLSETEQTTQFRRIEQPLGVKVGVTVGGIALIGLELWWFIWSKTKSQQAETNQGIEEVTILVDGGYEPSRIVVNAGQKVRLNFMRRDPSSCLEQVLLPDFHIAQQLDLNHVTSVEFTPEKPGQYPFTCGMNMFRGVVEVQRSNLSNMNGSSSLKARHTTYSSS encoded by the coding sequence ATGTTCAGTAAAAAAACAATTTTCGGACACCTTATTGCTTTGGGATTTTTGCTTGGTGTTACTTCAGGCGTAACACGTGCCCAAATGCCGCCAGGCGAAATGCCATTATCCGAAACAGAGCAAACTACTCAGTTTCGCCGCATTGAGCAACCTTTAGGTGTAAAAGTCGGTGTGACTGTGGGTGGCATAGCATTAATTGGGCTGGAGCTATGGTGGTTTATTTGGAGTAAAACCAAGTCCCAGCAGGCTGAAACTAATCAAGGAATAGAGGAAGTCACTATTTTGGTCGATGGTGGCTATGAACCAAGCCGTATAGTCGTGAATGCAGGTCAAAAAGTTCGGTTAAATTTCATGCGACGAGATCCGAGTAGTTGTTTGGAGCAAGTATTGTTACCCGATTTTCACATTGCTCAACAATTAGACCTGAATCACGTCACCTCTGTTGAGTTTACACCTGAAAAACCAGGGCAATATCCCTTTACCTGCGGTATGAATATGTTTCGTGGAGTCGTGGAAGTGCAAAGGTCAAATCTGTCCAATATGAATGGTTCCTCATCATTAAAAGCTCGTCACACTACCTACAGCAGTTCTTGA
- a CDS encoding DUF2231 domain-containing protein, protein MPPIHPAIVHFPIALVTLSVFADGFGYLMDNASLQATGWWALVGALIGAAIAVPAGLFDMRRERLEHTAHQHVHTHMRVGFTVAAAIAGLTIWRWLIQYNPRFNWGWGYLVVAVVVLGLTLFQGWLGSELVYSNGVGVAPTGQGTEPANEAQRRIARVAGGSNSSDRHSH, encoded by the coding sequence ATGCCACCGATTCATCCCGCTATTGTTCACTTTCCCATCGCCCTTGTCACACTCTCGGTTTTTGCTGATGGATTTGGTTACTTAATGGATAACGCGTCTTTGCAGGCAACGGGCTGGTGGGCGCTGGTTGGAGCTTTAATTGGGGCAGCGATCGCTGTTCCTGCCGGACTGTTCGATATGAGACGCGAAAGACTTGAGCATACAGCCCATCAGCACGTTCACACCCACATGAGGGTTGGCTTTACTGTTGCAGCTGCCATTGCAGGGCTAACAATTTGGCGCTGGCTCATCCAGTACAACCCACGCTTTAATTGGGGATGGGGTTATTTGGTGGTAGCTGTCGTGGTGCTGGGACTGACTTTGTTTCAGGGATGGCTGGGTAGCGAACTTGTGTACTCAAATGGCGTGGGTGTTGCTCCTACAGGACAGGGAACGGAGCCAGCAAACGAAGCGCAGCGGCGTATAGCTAGGGTTGCAGGAGGAAGCAATAGTAGCGATCGCCACAGCCATTGA
- a CDS encoding heavy-metal-associated domain-containing protein, producing MPLQLKVPKIVCASCVDTVTKAVKSVDATAKVEVDTKTKMVRVETQQPEAEIKQAIAAVGYPAA from the coding sequence ATGCCATTACAACTTAAAGTTCCGAAAATCGTCTGTGCTTCTTGTGTAGATACCGTCACTAAAGCAGTTAAAAGTGTTGATGCAACGGCAAAAGTAGAAGTTGACACGAAAACAAAAATGGTCAGGGTTGAGACACAGCAACCAGAAGCGGAAATTAAACAAGCGATTGCTGCCGTTGGCTATCCCGCAGCTTAA
- a CDS encoding four-helix bundle copper-binding protein, translated as MAHKIPQSSVDIAVHCAYECEHCADECLGSMPECARLCIDCAQICWTSAAYISRSSRFIPQIVRSCIEICEACASECEKYPDNPHCQKCAQACRQAAEEYRKIATVAGVA; from the coding sequence ATGGCACATAAAATACCTCAATCCAGTGTAGATATTGCTGTTCATTGCGCCTATGAATGCGAACACTGTGCTGATGAATGCCTGGGTAGTATGCCTGAATGCGCTCGCCTGTGCATAGATTGTGCTCAAATATGCTGGACTTCTGCTGCATATATAAGCCGTAGTTCGCGCTTCATTCCCCAAATTGTTCGCTCTTGTATCGAAATTTGCGAAGCCTGCGCCAGTGAATGTGAGAAGTACCCAGATAACCCCCATTGTCAAAAGTGTGCACAAGCTTGTCGCCAAGCTGCTGAGGAATATCGCAAAATCGCCACTGTTGCAGGTGTGGCTTAA
- a CDS encoding four-helix bundle copper-binding protein encodes MTVQQLTLNQVNQGMQECIQNCLDCHSICLNTVTYCLQKGGNHVEQSHIRLLLDCAEICQTSANFMLRTSQLHARTCEVCAEVCERCAENYVRVAAPKELRMGDDAQMKACADMCRRCAESCRQMSNVAIETHAEARLKTDLNQDLLI; translated from the coding sequence ATGACTGTACAACAACTCACCTTGAACCAAGTGAATCAAGGAATGCAGGAGTGCATTCAGAACTGCTTGGACTGCCATAGCATCTGCTTGAATACAGTGACATACTGTCTGCAAAAGGGTGGCAATCACGTAGAACAATCTCATATTCGACTACTGCTTGACTGCGCTGAAATTTGTCAAACCAGTGCTAATTTTATGCTACGGACTTCCCAGTTACACGCTCGTACCTGCGAGGTTTGTGCAGAAGTGTGTGAGCGGTGTGCGGAGAATTACGTTCGCGTAGCGGCTCCAAAGGAGCTTCGCATGGGTGATGATGCTCAAATGAAAGCTTGCGCTGATATGTGCCGTCGCTGTGCCGAGTCTTGTCGGCAAATGTCTAACGTTGCAATCGAAACTCATGCAGAGGCACGTTTAAAAACAGACTTAAACCAAGACTTGTTAATCTAA
- a CDS encoding four-helix bundle copper-binding protein, whose product MAIQQLTLNQVNQQMQECIQNCLDCHSICLNTVTYCLQKGGNHAEQSHIQLLLDCAEICETSANFMLRTSQLHARTCGVCAEVCERCAENCDRMGDDAQMKACADMCRRCAQSCRQMSMATA is encoded by the coding sequence ATGGCAATACAACAACTTACCTTAAACCAAGTTAATCAACAGATGCAGGAATGCATTCAGAACTGCTTAGACTGCCACAGCATCTGCTTGAATACGGTGACATATTGCTTACAAAAAGGTGGCAATCACGCAGAACAATCTCACATTCAACTATTGCTCGACTGCGCTGAAATTTGTGAAACCAGCGCTAATTTTATGCTAAGAACTTCCCAGTTACACGCTCGTACCTGTGGGGTTTGCGCGGAAGTTTGTGAGCGCTGTGCGGAGAATTGCGATCGCATGGGCGATGATGCTCAAATGAAAGCTTGCGCGGATATGTGTCGTCGTTGTGCCCAATCTTGTCGGCAAATGTCAATGGCAACTGCATAA
- the gorA gene encoding glutathione-disulfide reductase, which produces MSFDYDLFVIGAGPGGLAASERAANYGARVAIAEQDQVGGTCVVHGCIPEKMMIYAASFSHIFRNADEYGWGKVQKNFDWCQFIAARNREINHLSKVHTQHLQKAGVELLKGHVQLLDAHTLEIEGRQITANKILIAVGGKDVKPNIPGVEYAISTLEMLQLKQQPEHLAIIGSNHIAVKLAGIMNGLISKVTQIVTEDKILPGCDEDIRTTIQEEMTRLGIRICCNSSVEKIEQAQNCLNLIVSGDSEPVTVETVVFITDRVPNLDRLDLENAGVKVDEGGVVVDEYSRTSVANIFAVGDCTPRPHWTPVAIAAGCAFADTEFGKHPHTVSYETIPHVLASQPEAATVGLTEAQARAQFGESVRCYSKKFQPLFNLIGESEQQTLIKLVVAGNSERVLGAHMVGNYAAEVIQMIGLAMKAGVTKQHFDRTIGIHPTVGEEFFSLR; this is translated from the coding sequence ATGAGCTTTGATTACGACCTTTTTGTAATTGGCGCAGGACCGGGAGGACTTGCTGCCTCAGAACGGGCTGCTAATTATGGGGCAAGGGTGGCAATTGCTGAACAAGACCAAGTAGGCGGTACTTGTGTCGTTCATGGTTGCATTCCAGAAAAAATGATGATCTATGCTGCAAGTTTCTCCCACATTTTTAGAAATGCTGATGAATACGGCTGGGGAAAAGTTCAGAAAAACTTTGATTGGTGTCAGTTTATTGCAGCTAGAAACCGTGAAATCAACCATCTAAGCAAGGTGCATACTCAGCATTTACAAAAAGCAGGGGTTGAACTGTTAAAAGGACATGTCCAATTATTAGATGCTCACACCTTAGAAATCGAAGGAAGGCAGATTACAGCTAACAAAATTTTGATTGCAGTAGGTGGAAAAGATGTAAAGCCAAACATCCCAGGAGTTGAATATGCTATCAGTACTCTTGAAATGCTACAACTTAAACAGCAACCAGAACACTTAGCAATTATCGGCAGCAACCATATTGCTGTGAAGCTAGCAGGAATTATGAATGGTCTAATTTCAAAGGTCACGCAGATAGTAACTGAAGACAAAATTCTGCCAGGCTGCGATGAAGATATTCGCACAACTATTCAAGAGGAAATGACTCGATTAGGAATCAGAATTTGCTGCAATAGTTCTGTTGAAAAAATTGAACAAGCACAGAATTGTTTGAATTTAATCGTATCAGGTGACAGTGAGCCAGTTACTGTAGAAACAGTTGTCTTTATCACAGATCGTGTCCCTAATTTAGATAGGCTGGATTTAGAGAATGCAGGGGTTAAGGTAGATGAAGGGGGGGTTGTTGTAGATGAATACAGCCGTACTTCTGTGGCAAACATTTTTGCTGTTGGTGATTGCACTCCTAGACCTCATTGGACTCCAGTGGCGATCGCTGCTGGTTGCGCTTTCGCTGATACAGAATTTGGCAAGCATCCTCACACAGTTAGTTATGAAACTATTCCTCATGTATTGGCTTCGCAACCTGAAGCTGCTACAGTTGGGTTAACAGAAGCTCAAGCCCGCGCACAATTTGGTGAATCTGTACGCTGCTATTCTAAAAAGTTTCAACCACTATTCAACTTAATAGGTGAATCGGAGCAACAAACCTTGATTAAGTTAGTGGTTGCTGGCAACTCAGAGCGAGTTCTAGGTGCTCATATGGTAGGGAATTACGCCGCAGAGGTGATCCAAATGATTGGTCTTGCTATGAAAGCAGGTGTTACCAAGCAACATTTTGATCGCACAATTGGTATTCATCCAACAGTTGGCGAAGAGTTTTTCAGCTTACGGTGA
- the fldA gene encoding flavodoxin FldA — protein sequence MANIGLFYGSETGYTQIEAEMIQKEFGGESVVEIFDIARAEASDFENFEYIIIGCPTWNVGELQSAWEYFYDELDNIDFSGKKVAYFGPGDQVGYPDTFEDALGILEEKISEQGGTTVGYWPTDGYEFNESKAVRDGKFVGLALDEDNQSDLTEERIKAWVAQLKKEFGL from the coding sequence ATGGCTAATATTGGCTTATTCTATGGCAGTGAAACAGGCTACACCCAAATAGAAGCAGAAATGATTCAAAAGGAATTTGGTGGGGAGTCTGTGGTGGAGATTTTTGATATTGCAAGGGCTGAAGCAAGTGATTTTGAAAACTTTGAATACATTATCATTGGTTGTCCCACTTGGAATGTTGGTGAACTACAAAGTGCTTGGGAATATTTTTACGATGAGCTAGACAACATAGATTTTAGTGGCAAGAAAGTTGCTTATTTTGGCCCAGGCGATCAGGTAGGTTATCCTGATACTTTTGAAGATGCACTCGGCATTTTAGAAGAAAAAATTTCAGAGCAGGGCGGTACAACAGTAGGGTACTGGCCTACTGATGGTTATGAGTTTAATGAGTCTAAAGCAGTTAGGGATGGCAAATTTGTCGGTCTTGCTCTTGATGAAGATAACCAGTCTGATTTGACCGAAGAGCGAATCAAAGCCTGGGTTGCACAACTGAAGAAAGAATTTGGCTTATAG